One genomic window of Elaeis guineensis isolate ETL-2024a chromosome 2, EG11, whole genome shotgun sequence includes the following:
- the LOC105035081 gene encoding trans-cinnamate:CoA ligase, peroxisomal, with protein sequence MDRLPKCEANYGPLSPVTFLERAAKVYADRTSVIYENTRFTWKQTYDRCRRLASSLRSLNISKNDVVSVLAPNIPAVYEMHFAVPMAGAVLNTINTRLDANNIAAILVHSDAKAFFIDHQYTKVAREALKRVVADIGERHPTKPLPFVVIIDEVHSPASTKSGELHYEQLIACGNPLDEPHRLEDEWDAIALNYTSGTTAAPKGVVYSHRGAFLSSLTVLLQWQVPIEPVYLWTLPMFHCNGWGFAWGIAARGGTNVCIRTLSAAAIYGAIAAHGVTHMCCAPVVFNILLHAPPADRRTIPGPVQVLTGGAPPPAALLESMEKLGFHVSHAYGMTEATATALVCEWRPQWDRLPQEAKARLKARQGVSVLTLADMDVIKNRKSMSSVPRDGKSLGEIVLKGSSVMKGYYKNKEGTDAAFQNGWFWTGDVGVVHPDGYVEVKDRAKDVIISGGENISSVEVESVLYRHQMVLEAAVVAMPHPHWGETPCAFLTLKPECKKGSLKEEDVIAYCKASMPGFMVPKKVVFLAELPKAGPKIQKFQLRAIAKRLAPTHATEQAKAQPKDQFAPTSRL encoded by the exons ATGGATAGATTACCCAAGTGCGAGGCTAACTATGGCCCCCTTAGCCCCGTCACTTTCTTGGAGAGAGCCGCAAAAGTCTATGCAGATCGCACCTCCGTTATATATGAAAACACCCGTTTCACTTGGAAGCAGACGTACGACCGATGCCGCCGTCTTGCATCCTCCCTCCGATCTCTGAACATCTCCAAGAATGATGTT GTATCGGTGCTTGCACCGAACATCCCGGCCGTCTACGAGATGCACTTCGCCGTTCCAATGGCCGGCGCCGTCCTCAACACCATAAACACCCGTCTCGATGCCAACAACATCGCTGCTATCCTCGTGCACTCGGATGCGAAAGCCTTCTTCATCGACCACCAATACACCAAGGTAGCTCGCGAGGCTCTCAAGCGTGTTGTCGCCGATATCGGCGAGCGCCATCCAACCAAGCCACTGCCTTTCGTGGTCATCATCGACGAAGTCCACTCCCCGGCAAGCACGAAATCCGGGGAACTACACTACGAGCAGCTCATCGCATGCGGCAATCCTCTGGACGAGCCTCACCGTCTCGAGGACGAGTGGGACGCGATCGCTCTCAACTACACGTCCGGCACCACGGCGGCCCCTAAGGGCGTGGTGTACAGCCACCGCGGCGCCTTCCTCAGCAGTCTCACTGTCCTCCTCCAGTGGCAGGTGCCCATCGAGCCGGTCTACCTGTGGACCCTCCCCATGTTCCACTGCAACGGCTGGGGGTTCGCGTGGGGCATAGCGGCGCGCGGCGGCACCAACGTGTGCATCCGGACCCTCTCCGCTGCGGCCATCTACGGCGCCATCGCGGCGCACGGGGTCACCCACATGTGCTGCGCACCGGTCGTCTTCAACATCCTCCTCCACGCTCCGCCCGCAGACCGCCGCACGATCCCGGGCCCCGTCCAGGTACTCACCGGTGGGGCCCCTCCCCCGGCCGCGCTGCTCGAAAGCATGGAGAAGCTAGGGTTCCACGTATCGCACGCCTACGGCATGACGGAGGCGACCGCGACCGCTCTGGTGTGCGAGTGGCGGCCGCAGTGGGACCGGCTGCCGCAGGAGGCGAAAGCTCGGCTCAAGGCCCGGCAGGGCGTCAGCGTCCTCACGCTCGCTGACATGGACGTGATCAAGAACCGCAAGAGCATGTCGAGCGTCCCGAGGGATGGGAAGTCGCTCGGGGAGATCGTGCTGAAAGGGAGCAGCGTCATGAAGGGGTACTACAAGAACAAGGAAGGGACGGACGCGGCCTTTCAGAATGGGTGGTTCTGGACCGGCGACGTCGGGGTCGTGCACCCCGATGGGTACGTGGAGGTGAAGGATCGAGCCAAGGACGTGATCATATCCGGCGGAGAGAACATCAGTAGTGTCGAGGTGGAGAGCGTGCTGTACCGGCATCAGATGGTGCTGGAGGCTGCGGTGGTGGCGATGCCGCATCCCCATTGGGGTGAGACGCCGTGCGCCTTCTTGACGCTGAAGCCGGAGTGCAAGAAGGGGAGTTTGAAGGAGGAGGATGTAATCGCCTACTGCAAGGCGAGCATGCCTGGTTTCATGGTGCCGAAGAAGGTGGTATTCCTGGCCGAGCTTCCCAAGGCCGGGCCAAAGATTCAGAAGTTTCAGCTTAGGGCTATAGCTAAGAGACTCGCTCCCACGCATGCGACAGAGCAAGCCAAGGCCCAGCCCAAGGACCAATTTGCACCCACGTCTCGTCTTTGA